The following coding sequences are from one Macaca nemestrina isolate mMacNem1 chromosome 1, mMacNem.hap1, whole genome shotgun sequence window:
- the ATP5IF1 gene encoding ATPase inhibitor, mitochondrial gives MAVTALVARTWLGVWGVRTMQARGFGSDQSENVDRGAGSIREAGGAFGKREQAEEERYFRAQSREQLAALKKHHEEEIVHHKKEIERLQKEIERHKQKIKTLKHDD, from the exons ATGGCAGTAACGGCGTTGGTGGCGCGGACGTGGCTTGGCGTGTGGGGCGTGAGGACCATGCAAGCCCGAGGCTTCGGCTCGGATCAG TCCGAGAATGTCGACCGGGGCGCGGGCTCCATCCGGGAAGCCGGTGGGGCCTTCGGAAAGAGAGAGCAGGCTGAAGAGGAACGATATTTCCG AGCACAGAGTAGAGAACAACTGGCAGCTTTGAAAAAACACCATGAAGAAGAAATCGTTCATCATAAGAAGGAGATTGAGCGTCTGCAGAAAGAAATTGAGCGGCATAAACAGAAGATCAAAACGCTAAAACATGATGATTAA